cacgtacactgcgtctcacaaagacacggcggttggaagcaaaaatctcaaatttggactcatcagaccaaaggacagatttccaccggtcaaatgtccattgcttgtgtttcttggcccaagcaagtctcttcttattattggtattctttagcagtggtttctttgcagaaaWtcgaccatgaaggcctaattcaYgcagtctcctctgaacagttgatgttgagttgtgtctgttacttgaactctgaagcatttatttgggctgcaatctgaggctggtaactctaatgaattcatccaccgcagcagaggtaactttggttcttcctttcctgtggcggtccttatgagagtcagtttcatcatagtgcttgatggtttttgcgactgcacttgaagaaactttaaaagttcttgaaatgttccagattgactcatcttcatgtcttaaagtaatgatagactgtcatttctctttgcttatttgagctgttcttgccataatatagacttggtcttttaccagatagggctatcttctgtataccacccttaccttgtcacaccactgattggctgaaacgcattaaggggaaaaaatccacaaattaacttttaacaaggaacaccagttaattgaaatacattccaggtgactacctcatgaagctgggtgagagaatgtcaagtgtgtaacactgttatcaaggcaaatggtggctattgaagaatctcaaatataaaatatgttttgatttgtttaacacttttttggttactacatgattccacatgtgttatttcatagttttgatgtcttaaccaTTATtccacaatgcagaaaatagtaaaaataaagaaaaacccttaaaggagtaggtgtgtccaaacttttgactagtactgtatgtgtatttaaaaaaaaaaagtatttcagtGAAGGTACATATATTATCCAATCAATAGATATATTCTTAAATCTGAATAGGCCATTTGACTTTTAAAWATGTATTTGTTTTTCAGGCCCTTGATGTTTATGATGCTCACGGACATATTCTTGGGTACCAAGTGAGCTACACACAAACAAAGCACCCCTCTCTGAGTGTGACCACTAACACCACAGATCTGAAGGTGGTCCTTGTGGTGACCGAGGATGAGTTGGAGGTCACAGTTATGGCGTACAATAGCGCTGGTGGATCCCCTTACTCTCATCTAAAGATTGACCTGAGTCTTCATCAGAGTGAGTTAAATGTCTGTTTCCATGCATTGATAATGACTACAGAGGTGTTTGACTTTTTCATTTTAATGGGTGTTAATCTCAACACCCAGAACCAAATATCTGCGCTAGTCGAATAACCGCTTGTCACAAGAGGCTAAATGCGTGGTAAATGGTAATGTAATGTACTTCTGAGAAAATGAGGKAGAGAAGAAGTCTCTAATCTTAACAACCATCTGGTTGATTAGACTCCTCCACCCCTGGCAAAATTGTGCAATATCCTTTTTGTGTCAATATCACCCATTTCTGTAGAAGCCTGAGGGAAGTGAGAAATGGCAGATGCATAAACCCTCTGTCTCCAGCCTTTAAGTCAAATTATTTTACAGCGATGTTATAGGTATTTTTCTAGATTGCCCTTGAACAGTTCATTCAAAAATCAAAACTGTTTAGTTAGACATTCAACATAGGTGTTTTACATTACTGACATGAATTACAGTAGGCCCTGAAGGGGCAAGGCTTTTCACCTTGTGTAATTGCTCAGATATTAGATCAATTAACTTATTAAACAGTGGATGTTGGTGTTAGCTCTACCCTCAGTGAGAAGACTTTGGGTGAATTCTGAAGGTGATAGGCTAGTGCTTCAATGGGATGTGGGACACATATCCCTGCCAGTTAGTGAGGTTGCCAATGAGTGGGCCACTGATGCTGCACATCCCATATCCAGTCACTGGAAACGAGTGAATGGCTCCACCAGATCAACAGTCTTGAAAGGTAAATGCATGGGCATGATGAAGTAGACAAAGCATTGATACCACATGTATCACAGTTCGATYGCAATAAGACACGTTGACTGTGCAAATGCATTCACCTCTGTTTCAGACCATCTTCAGCCTGGGACAACATACAGAATCAATGTTTACCCCATATCTAATCAACTGTGTGGTCCACCCAAGTCAATCTTTGCCAACCTAGAGTACGGAAGTAAGTAGGGCTAATGTTAAAGTCATGACATTTATTCACTTATTGTTTATGTGAAATGGGGTTCCTACTATTCCTAGAATATGTCGCACACACTGGTGGCAGCTTTATTGGGGAGGACAGCCGCAGAGTAATGGTTGGAACGGAATGAATGGAagagtatcaaacacatggtttccaggtattTGATCCCATCCCATTCACTTCTTTCCTGCCTATATTATGAGATGTCCTCCCCTCACGAGCCTCCGATGCTATGTTGCTTCAGCTCTTTTAGGTGCAGTCGGAATGCACGTTGTGGATGTGACTAAAAACACAGTGACTGTACAGTGGGAGTGGCAGAGAAAGGAGGTTCACCCCAAGGTTCTCAGATACAGAGTGATACTGCGCCTGGGGGAGATACAGGTCGAATGTAAGAGCGTTTCCTCTATTTACATATTAGTCCAAGCGATTTGtgatttttaaaactttttcaTTAAACATGAAACGTGCTACACTTGTACAGTTTGAATTTATATATTTGAGGGATTTTGCATGAATGTttgatctcaagttaggatttggtCCTATGTGATAAAGTCATTGTTTTGTCCCTKGGTTAACAATCAGTCTTGAAACTATTGTTGATATACAGACAGATCAATTGCTATTCTATTCACCATCTCAGCTATCCCTGTCTGGCCAGATGTATGGCAGCACACATTCTTCAAACTTCGCGCAAACACAGGCTATTCTGTTCATTTACTGGCGGAGACTTCTAATGACAACATTTCAAGAGAAATTATTCCTATTAAAACACATCTTTTTGGTAAGTACTTCTTTAAGTACAGTATTGTTgagaacatacactaccgttcaaaagtttggggtcacgtagacatgtccttgtttttgatagaacatttttttgtccattaaaataacatgaaattgatcagaaatacagtgtagacattgttaatgttgtaaatgcctattgtagctggaaacggctgatttttaatggaatatctacataggcccattatcagcaaacatcactcctgtgttccaatgacacgttgtgttagctaatccaagtttataattataaaaggctaattgatcattagaaaacccttttgcaattatgttagcacagctgaaaactgttattctgattaaagaagcaataaaactggccttctttagactagttgagtatctggagcatcagcatttgtgg
This portion of the Salvelinus sp. IW2-2015 linkage group LG15, ASM291031v2, whole genome shotgun sequence genome encodes:
- the LOC111975209 gene encoding interleukin-6 receptor subunit beta isoform X3, whose amino-acid sequence is MATTDKWTETPAYVLVENAEKAVYTIEGLKPFSSYIIAVSCILSFGHWSDWSMETTGTTLERAPSRPPDICYHVETVNKQGPHHLMLMWKALDVYDAHGHILGYQVSYTQTKHPSLSVTTNTTDLKVVLVVTEDELEVTVMAYNSAGGSPYSHLKIDLSLHQTLPSVRRLWVNSEGDRLVLQWDVGHISLPVSEVANEWATDAAHPISSHWKRVNGSTRSTVLKDHLQPGTTYRINVYPISNQLCGPPKSIFANLEYGKYVAHTGGSFIGEDSRRVMVGTE
- the LOC111975209 gene encoding interleukin-31 receptor subunit alpha isoform X2, whose protein sequence is METTGTTLERAPSRPPDICYHVETVNKQGPHHLMLMWKALDVYDAHGHILGYQVSYTQTKHPSLSVTTNTTDLKVVLVVTEDELEVTVMAYNSAGGSPYSHLKIDLSLHQTLPSVRRLWVNSEGDRLVLQWDVGHISLPVSEVANEWATDAAHPISSHWKRVNGSTRSTVLKDHLQPGTTYRINVYPISNQLCGPPKSIFANLEYGTLLGAVGMHVVDVTKNTVTVQWEWQRKEVHPKVLRYRVILRLGEIQVESIPVWPDVWQHTFFKLRANTGYSVHLLAETSNDNISREIIPIKTHLFEHYFIMFTFPLIVLLTLGLGVFFILSRTFYKTYFFPKIANPGASVVGRWLLESHHEKKRVKNVLKLEEFLVTDLSGENGFVELGQERPPVREDGIFNPGSSHSTLNIKHIFIPQNTEYIENTPKSNRENRDSSLMFNNVAHIENGQGTHIENYIL
- the LOC111975209 gene encoding interleukin-31 receptor subunit alpha isoform X1; this encodes MATTDKWTETPAYVLVENAEKAVYTIEGLKPFSSYIIAVSCILSFGHWSDWSMETTGTTLERAPSRPPDICYHVETVNKQGPHHLMLMWKALDVYDAHGHILGYQVSYTQTKHPSLSVTTNTTDLKVVLVVTEDELEVTVMAYNSAGGSPYSHLKIDLSLHQTLPSVRRLWVNSEGDRLVLQWDVGHISLPVSEVANEWATDAAHPISSHWKRVNGSTRSTVLKDHLQPGTTYRINVYPISNQLCGPPKSIFANLEYGTLLGAVGMHVVDVTKNTVTVQWEWQRKEVHPKVLRYRVILRLGEIQVESIPVWPDVWQHTFFKLRANTGYSVHLLAETSNDNISREIIPIKTHLFEHYFIMFTFPLIVLLTLGLGVFFILSRTFYKTYFFPKIANPGASVVGRWLLESHHEKKRVKNVLKLEEFLVTDLSGENGFVELGQERPPVREDGIFNPGSSHSTLNIKHIFIPQNTEYIENTPKSNRENRDSSLMFNNVAHIENGQGTHIENYIL